The Arachis hypogaea cultivar Tifrunner chromosome 16, arahy.Tifrunner.gnm2.J5K5, whole genome shotgun sequence genome contains a region encoding:
- the LOC112757398 gene encoding uncharacterized protein: MTYSLHFREERRFGELRLEVGMTFTTKMEFKEAVREYCIQEGRRILFKKNDNVRMRAVCKDESCGWLVYASNNTENNCWQIKTFMDDHTCARETKNRLANRKWLACKLVKKLRKYPNLRHSEAAQYLKTKCDLELNKSSLTRALGDARSVMYGDAAAQYGMVRDYGLTLLKSNPGSTVIVGVIPQPNPDDDPIFEKMYVCLEGYKKGFLAGCRPLIGLDGAFLKTRHGGQILSAIGQDANNHIYVIAYAIFPVENTKNWRWFLELLHQDLGDYKMNKLCFISDMQKGLINVVKEVFPYVYHRFCVWRLWKNFNKQWKDLQLRRLLWDCARCTSQDGILDIIKKIERVNKEAWEYLNKWPRDSWSRAFFSNAPKIDNICNNACEVFNSKIKDARAKPIITLLEEVRMYVMRSIARNKVKLNSNTGVLPPIRRSRLEKI, from the exons ATGACGTATTCCCTGCATTTTAGAGAAGAAAGGAGGTTTGGAGAGCTTAGGCTAGAGGTTGGAATGACTTTCACAACAAAAATGGAATTCAAAGAGGCTGTGCGTGAATATTGCATACAAGAGGGTAGAAGGATTTTGTTTAAGAAGAACGATAACGTGAGGATGAGAGCTGTGTGTAAGGATGAGAGCTGTGGCTGGCTTGTGTATGCTTCTAATAATACTGAAAACAATTGCTGGCAGATCAAGACATTCATGGATGACCACACCTGTGCAAGAGAGACCAAAAACAGACTAGCTAATAGGAAGTGGCTAGCCTGCAAATTGGTGAAGAAGCTAAGAAAATATCCGAATCTGAGACACTCCGAGGCTGCACAATATTTAAAGACTAAATGTGATCTGGAACTAAACAAGTCTTCACTGACCAGGGCCTTAGGAGATGCTAGATCTGTTATGTACGGTGATGCAGCTGCCCAATATGGCATGGTGAGGGATTATGGGCTGACACTGCTGAAGAGCAATCCAGGATCAACTGTCATAGTTGGGGTTATACCTCAGCCCAACCCTGATGATGATCCAATTTTTGAGAAGATGTATGTTTGTTTGGAGGGATATAAAAAAGGATTTCTGGCTGGTTGCAGACCCCTCATAGGCTTGGATGGAGCTTTTTTGAAGACCCGGCATGGTGGTCAGATATTGTCTGCTATTGGCCAAGATGCAAACAACCATATATATGTTATTGCCTATGCAATTTTCCCTGTTGAGAACACTAAAAACTGGAGATGGTTCTTGGAATTACTTCATCAAGACCTGGGGGATTATAAGATGAACAAGCTGTGTTTTATCTCAGATATGCAGAAG GGCCTTATAAATGTAGTTAAGGAGGTTTTTCCATATGTCTATCACAGATTCTGTGTTTGGCGTTTGTGGAAGAACTTCAATAAGCAATGGAAGGATCTCCAGCTTAGAAGGCTACTTTGGGATTGTGCAAGGTGTACTAGCCAAGATGGCATCCTTGATATCATCAAAAAGATTGAAAGGGTTAATAAGGAAGCCTGGGAGTATTTGAACAAGTGGCCTAGAGACTCTTGGAGCCGGGCATTCTTCAGTAATGCACCTAAAATAGATAACATCTGCAACAATGCCTGTGAAGTCTTCAACTCCAAGATCAAAGATGCTAGAGCTAAGCCTATTATCACACTCTTGGAAGAAGTCAGAATGTATGTAATGAGGTCGATAGCTAGAAACAAGGTGAAGCTGAATTCGAACACTGGAGTTCTACCTCCTATACGGCGCagcaggttagaaaagatatag